The sequence TATGgttatttttcaagatcgaaaatttataGGAggcgcaccccttacccatatccgactTAGCTCAACTTTTGcttttgattttaaaaaaatcgcaaaaaggtgcacgcatatacacacacagacattttccaaactcgtcgagctgagtcgattggtatatgacattatgggtctccgaagctccattcttaagtcgattttttcagcaattctaatacctttctacagagaaaggtaaaaatagttGTTTCAGTGGTTTTCTAGATAAATTTAATGCACTAACATATCAAGTACGCCCATTTGTACTTTAAAAGAGTTTCTTCATATGGCAAGTGTGAGTATCGTCACATTTGATTCTTAAGTGTGGATATGTTGATATCGAATGCTTTGAACATAAGATTAAAGTGTGTAACTTTATGACATAAATCAATGTCATAACAAGTCAATTTGAAGCTATGCATATTTTCTCAATAATCTTTAAATTCTCTGACAATTGCGGGAATATGAACTACATATGTATAAAATGTTTCGAACATAACGGATGCACAAATCTTCGTTGTCGTGATCTGATTGCAACTAATTTCATATGAATTCGAACTACAAATTTTTCGAGACAGTGAAAAGTaagcatttttataaaacttctcGATGGTTTTTTCGAAACCGTATCAGCAAGTGATGGTTTTTTTCTCCATTTACTtatttcgacgtgaacatttcaaaagggccttaaaacaattgacagattctctttgtttactttctctttcgattatatctgcgttattacgcaattgttcgttacatgtatgatactattacaaagctggagatatttttttttcattctataagcaaatttggtaagtgaacgtgaaaatttaggtgttattaaaagaagagaaagtaaacaaagagaatctctcattggcttatgtgcccttatgaaatgttcacgtcgatttttgtttaattaCTAAACATTTTGCACGATCACCTCTCAACTATTcgcaaaagaaacgaaaattgaaATTATGGAATATCGATGTTTGTGATCGCATTCTAGCAACGCTGCGGgatagcggttcaatgcatctTCAAGGGAAATAAAGCCGTCTGTACATTACAACGACAGAGACATGATTGATACCGGTCGAGGAAGGGTCATTTGAAATAGCACCGAGTCAGAATGAAACATTCGAACTAGCCAAGACATACAGTGTAAAATCAGTTGCTATTCTACTCCGCCTCTcagcaagaaagtggaagaGAATTCCGAAAAGAATAACCAATCGGCACTACTTTGGGGAATGGAGCTTTGAAAGATAGAACAACCGAGGAAAAACACATCATCGCGtgagaaaaatttgcattctgccAAAAAAACTAGAACATCGAATAGAGCTGCAGCAATTGACACTACAATATGCAGATGGCTTAAATAAGAGTGGATCTAGTCAAGATGATTTCGTTTGTTTTtgatcagaattttttttttcaataaatatgaACAGaaattaattatattgttttgttacTGCTGTACAAATTAACATACTTTGACCTTAGAGTAAAGCCAGAGAGAAAGTAACACGCGACGCGATGTGAAACTTGACAGATCTCCCGGAGTCGCAGGAACAAGCACCGTTCGTTTGATTCTTGAAGTAAAATTACAAGTATGTCCGAGTGAACTTGATGCGTTGCGTAGCGACTAGTAACAGAACGCATCACGACAtacatgtcatttttctgctgagcTTAAATATATGGTCTGTAAAGTTTCGCTTCGCGTCGTGtgtcacttttttttttggcttCATCCTTAGAATTAAGCGCTattcacactaggccgtgacgtacCCGAAACGGGACTGGACCGGATCCCGTCCGGGTTACGCTTCTAATTTGTTTAATGCAGCTCCATGTAAATATTCTCACTAGACCGTGTCGTACCCGTGTCTGTATCGACACACGTCCGAAGCACGGTCAAAGCATGCGTTGACTCAAAATTACTTTTGGCAGGTACTTGAGTTGTCACATGCTTTCCATCCAAGGCTCCAAGACACAGCGGGAAATTCCACAAAATCGTTAGCAATCTTCTTTCACATATCTTCTGTTGGTTTCGGCATCGGCATCGGCATCGTCGATTAATTTTTCGGTGATTACACGACATATCTCGTGAGCAATCTGGTAGACAACCCCAAGTCTGTAACTAAATGCTGTGGTTTTTTGCGTGTCTcctgttgctaaatatctgaaATCATGAGACGAACACAAACTATAAGCCATCTCAAAGATCgttataaaatttttagttggagttttcttgacatttacaaagaaatcttgttaaaaaatcaatgaaaatatcaACAAACTGCCAGCCTCTCCTGGAGAGTCACTTCTAATCGGAATGTAGTGTCATGCTTTTCAAGACACGGATGAATTTTACTCaacagcgagttgaaacaggctTCTGACATTCTGACATATTCCTTGATCTCGTCATTCACAAGCTGCTTAAAACAGCTGGTGAATTCACCCTCAGCTGCTCTTTTTCGCCAAAGCTCGTGACTCTAaatcttctttctttttttttttaactgctgATTTTCTTCGTCATTCAGAGCAAATCGAAAATAGATGCATTCGCTTCAAGTTTTCACGTCGTCGTTAACAGCAGTATTGTacaattttcgaactgtttttgacattaaaaatgcttcactcttcactatacggggccgagtGTCAATTAAGTTTCAAATCGTTGGTCTACACTTCGAATTTCATTTAGTAGCAGATCTTCTTCGTTCGGCATAGGAAGGCTTTGCGTCATACATAAGAAAataccgcatcattctgcgtaatATAAAGTTTGGTACAAAGAGGAATATATACATTAGAGTGGGACAAAAAATTGatatcagctccaccaaacttttcgtgttccttttgggtcccataagcatcatgcaaaattttagcccgATCGgataaactatattttcgcgcccacggtttaaagtttgtatgggatttagtatggagaaattcacttttaacaaaaaaaatcggctgttGCATGGTGCTttagggacccaaaaggaaaacgaaaagtttggtggagcgagaaaatgaacattttcatctttttcccatacaaccttgtcccaccctaatataCATATATGTCACACAGTCGCTGCTGATTGCTTGTAAAGGAAACACGTAGCTTGTGTAGTGAGTGGATGACAAAATTTAGTTACGTCCATTCGCTAGCTGAAGACTCGCTTTTGTGCTTTGTGTGGATGACGAAAgtctgctgcacaccgtgttcgcttgagtatattgaataccgatcAGCTGTTGATTTTACGAGAACTAGCCGGCCATGTGATCAGTCTTCAATGTGGCACTGTATGCGAGTATGCCAAATATGTGTTCGTTTATGTGGGTGTTCACTGCACTGCAATTCGCTATTAATTGCAGAAAACGCTGTACTTACTATGTAGAATtaccataattttgaacgcttctaACTAGCTGATTTATAGATTAGATgaatttctagtttttttttaaatataaatctgtattgtaTCTGTACTACGACTATTATTCAACGTTACCCAATAACATGCATCAAACATGGCAAAAAAAATCACCGGTGGCACTGGCGGAAGTGCGCAAAGAaacttttgttttgaatatcATCACAAATACTTTTTCAACGCACTTGACTATGACATATTAGTAATAGAAAGTTCCAACTTCCTAAAAATAGCTTTAGAATCCAAGATAGTGTTTCATaattatttgcctatttttcaaatttaaatctgtcgATTAGAGAGTTTGAAAATTACAATTTTAATGTCACTGTGATCGATCGTGTCTCGTACACTACACAACCCAGTAATTTTTTTCTGcgatattgcttcttagagccaaAGAGTAAATATCGTATCCAATTTTATCgcgattcgttgattgaaagtcgagtaatccaaAAAATATCAtgggactctactaatgagatgactattggtacaatatctTTAATTGTGATAATTATCCTTCGATCCGGAACTAGTAGTATCTATTACTATCTCAATAAAACTCGATTTACAAGTCACTTAAATTAACATCAATCAATACTATTTTTTCATAACAATGAAGTCTTACCTGTTTCTTGTATGCATCAATAacctctgtttgattttttgtttcaacttgTAGTCGTTCAATCTCATTCATGATATCCGTCTTACGAGGTTGATTGCAGGGACATTCACATCTAGTTTTAGGCTGCTGAGAATCGCAGCATTTGGGAGTCTGATAATAACCAGGCCTTACCGTTGATATGAATGGCTTCCGCTCtaaaaccaccaaaaattacaacTCAAGGCAGGCCAACTGAATTAAATTAGAAGCTAACACTTACGCATATTTACACCATCCTTTTTCAATTTACAGTCAGAACTTTGAAGCTCTCGAATTTTCGTCTCAATCTGCAAACATCGTTCCTGCAATTGTTTCTTGTCGGTTTGCAAATTGCGTAATCTACACTTCAGTTCCGTGTTGGCCAGCACAAATTTATCCCGCTGCTTCACTAGTTCCAAATGCAGTCCGTTACATTCAGCCAACAAACGGGAATTGTCGCACTTGTACGGTTCCACTCCGAGCTCCCAGGCAACTTTTTCCtgtgataaaaataaacaactGAAGTTAAAACTCACCGATTGCTATGATTTGTACCTGTTGCAGCTGATAGATTTGATGACGAGCTCCATTTAATTTTTCAGATGTTCTAATTAAGTCGTCGAGAATAGCGGACACGATCCCGATCGCACCTAACGGTAGAGGATGATTAAATCCTAGTACATGCAAACGTTTGCTCAAATCAGAATGTAGCGCATCCAGTTCCATCTCAGCGCAAAATTTACTTTAAGCTATTGTCTCTGaacaatatttataaaaatctccagaacatattttattttttgctccGAAAGTTGCGAGTGAGCGACTAGCAACGGTTTTTTGAATTTGTGTACAAATTTTGACAGAAGGGCGTAAACAAACGGAAAATACACGCCACTTCTGTGAAGTTACCGAACAAAACTCTTCtcttcttcaaaaattatcttgcagcgAAAAGCTTAGAGAAAAAGCTCATCTCCATACAAAACACAGACAAACATTAGAAATGGTCCCAAGAGCAAattacagtttctctttgtttactttctctttcggttATTTCCAGCTCGGTGACAAGGTTACGGCGCTGCAACAAGTGctacatttaaataaaaattcacggtcTATTCACTTGGAAAATTACTTAAAGtgatttcaaatgtcaaattgaatatttcacgtgacgaaaatgaatgttatacgaacatcccctaaaatgaatagagtcatcacataaggtttatgtgaattgaccaaacgtcaaacaatctacgtgaatttccagtgtgaaaaactcgattttgaaaatggcgaacagtggccctcaaagtgtaagtagtgtaaatatttgcgagaaatgttaattagttacaatttttcactacatcgtccggaccattccagtatgaaagtttccatgtgttcaactggacctagtgcctgcgtgagtccgtaAGTTTGCCCGCTCCTGCCAAATGCTTCAAGCAAGCTattggtccaccgaaaaacgagttcaaaatcggtatgaaactagagacactggaaccatgtaatgcgacttcaacctgcatcggtagtgttgtgggagttctcgaatctctatgctaattttctgaaataaatgttttatttttcatggaatttttcatttcatagatttatataaaaatctgaaatctcccttttgacttcaaccaatatataaaatagtaattctctggtatctaaatttaatatgaactgataggtaaatgtgatatgagcaatacatcacattttacctatgaaacacgtaacttttactggattatgcattaaacagcttttaaataccagtccattaaaacctacgtgacaagtaaggtggaaaatattcacataacttttcacgtaactataacatgattatcaTTTTGAGTGcactgaaaaaacaatcatgtaATAGTTGTATATATATGTAGGTGAGCTTTTTCTCACTAAggtttgataaaattaatcctATCCAATGATAATAACGAAGCTTAATATGATCACTGTTCTCTCTCTCTTGATTAGTTCGAACTCAGTAACGAATCATGAACTctatataaaatgttcaaaacgacgaatgtaacaatgagagattctctttgtttactctttcgattattacgaaatattcctgctttttggcgcgcacgaattagcCATTTATCTCCTCTACTTcaagtacgagattcgatgcggcctgacggcgccatgctcgcaaaaaaggatgttgccaatgatttgttcgggaaatgtgagagctggatatcttgttaatatgatgtctttgacccAACGCAATTTCGACCTAACTGTTTAGCAGCATTTCAAATGGGAACTACACTTCGGATTTTAggcgaaaacgacgttagatatAATTCAGGGTTAAGTGCATACAACATACGTTGGTGTGGCAAGGTTAGGAACCCTTGTAAACATACTTCGTACTCATTGGCTTAACCAGAGTTAAATAAATACATATAGTAATAAATATACTTGTCAAACAACGTACACAACCCGATTAGAGATGTATTGTTCATTCAAAATGAAATTGCTTCTCAATAGTTAATTAATGTCGATCAACAACACTCATCACTATATatacgatttatttttcaacattttccgAATCAGAGACCGGACAGATTTTTCTCGTTTCATTGCGTTTTCAATGCACTCATCAAGTAGGTCCTGTTCGAGTGGATCTCCACCGCTCTTGTTAATATAACTCAACGTCGAATCACAAATTGTAATCGTTATAGTGGACGTGGCTAGCTCCTCTTCTTCTGCTGTTGGATCGGCTATGATTGTCCCACGAAACACAGCGAATGTTGTGGTTACCGGTATCGTTTTCAATGTCAGTAGCTTCCGTTCTTCATCGTCCAAAACCTCCCGTTCATCCGTGTCTGGATTGTGATTAATGTTTGGCAATCTTAGGGTGTGTAAAGCAGCCACCAAAGCTATCACTGCAGCATCAAAAACACATCCATCATGATCCAAACAAATCAAATCACAATACAGTGCCCACACAAGCTTTTCTTTAGTAATGCATAGATCCCTTAGATTAACGCATCCGGAATTCAAAATTGCATCAGCAAGCGAACATGTGTACACTTGTGCTTCTTCGCATGGTGGCCCCGGCCGATACTTGGGCGAAGAGAGTGGTGAAATCTCAATGTTCGGTATAAGGAATCCAGTTTCTGGTTCTATTGGTTTTGGTGGAGCTAGTTCTGCCTTTATACCGCACACAACAGTTGTGTTGCCAATTTTTACGATAGCAGAACCATCAGCTGTTTTTATCGAAGCAAAGTTTATTGCCAGAGGGCGTAGGTCACCAATTTCTCGTCCGTCCGGTCGTATTTTGTTTTCCAAATGATCCTTGTAATATTTGACCGGATGAATTTTTCTACGAATATATGAGATTCTTACATTACATcaacaagaaatcttttttcttcaCTTACTTGTATGTTTTGAGATCCATAGTATTCGGCCTAACTAATCTATTACGAAAACCAGCTCAAAAACGTAGAACGTGTGGAATCGATAGCGGGTAATAAATCTTGTTTATATTTTGATTATAGGTTATGGTTGGGACGGGTTGAATTGTCAAATCTTgtactaaaatttaaaaatttcaaagagTTTAGGGCATGCTCAGgagtgttccagttctagatgcataatttacgttagttttaaaatttgaatctgaagtttataagagcaaattcagcagatggaagttttatatgggcgatctataatagaactaaaactgaaacaatTGTATCCCCAACCAGCCGTTCtacttttatttattcgaacagttctactgtcaaacttaaaactgttatacattgccgtttaattttttgtatttttgaaacacgagtaaaacgctgccgggctgccagtttttcttgattCCTCGTAAAGACCGTCTCCGTCGCAGAATAATcaaaaagaaacgaaaagtgttgACTCTGAACCGAAGCAAATTCCACCAGGTTTGGGAAACTATAATAAGGAGTATCCAGCACTTCCAGGGACATCGAAACGCCCTGATAACCCCAAATCACAGTAAGAAAATCAGACAAAATCTGGATAGCTGAGattctctgatatcgtggactggatactaacagccttcaatattactgatcctcttagAAATCTTTTAACTGCTTTGATACcaacagtaagaacatttttaaaacagttgtctGAACAATGACCCATCCTCTCAGCGATCGTATCATTCGAAGGCTAATTTATCATTAGAAATCGAGGATATTATCACTGTactccagtggaattgcagaagtatcattccgAAACTTGATTCTCTCAAATACCTGCTAAATACTCGTAACTGCGATGCATTTTGcctgtgtgaaacatggcttacttctaacattacCTTAGACTTCCACAATTACaatattattcgcctggatcgggaCGACTTTTATGGGGGGGGACTTTTAGGAAACAAAATTCTCATTTTATAGAATTAATCTCTCCTCGATAccaggaattgaagttgttgcttgccaaatcaataTTAAAGgtaaagatctatgtatagcttccatctacattcctcccagagtctcgatagggcatcgactaCTCGCAGACATCATGGAACTTCTTCCCAGACCacggttagttttaggagactttaactcccaTGGTACGAAATGGGGCtgcctatatgatgataatcgttcttcgttaatccaagatctgtgtgacaacttcaatatgaccatTCTTAACACGGGAGAATGACACGGTATCCTAAACCTTCTTACTGCGCAAGCGCGTTGGATTTATCCCTGTGCTCgatttcgctacagttagattgtaAATGGAAGGTAATctatgatcctcacggtagtgatcacttaCCGATCATGGTTTCAGTCACCAGTGgtctaagaccatcggagacaatcaatgtttcgtatgatctcACGCGAAACACTGATTGGAaaagttacgcgagctcgatatctgagaaactagatataacacatggatcaataagtcctgagactaacaatggaaagaacatttttttgcaaaattttttttattcatcaacataatcacctttaagggtgataca comes from Malaya genurostris strain Urasoe2022 chromosome 3, Malgen_1.1, whole genome shotgun sequence and encodes:
- the LOC131436926 gene encoding exosome complex component RRP43-like is translated as MDLKTYKKIHPVKYYKDHLENKIRPDGREIGDLRPLAINFASIKTADGSAIVKIGNTTVVCGIKAELAPPKPIEPETGFLIPNIEISPLSSPKYRPGPPCEEAQVYTCSLADAILNSGCVNLRDLCITKEKLVWALYCDLICLDHDGCVFDAAVIALVAALHTLRLPNINHNPDTDEREVLDDEERKLLTLKTIPVTTTFAVFRGTIIADPTAEEEELATSTITITICDSTLSYINKSGGDPLEQDLLDECIENAMKREKSVRSLIRKMLKNKSYI